One Channa argus isolate prfri chromosome 17, Channa argus male v1.0, whole genome shotgun sequence genomic window, TTGACCGTGACTTTGCCCTGTTTCTTCTGGACCGGATCGTCTCCGGTGATGGGGCCGGAAGCCACGCAGCCCACTCCGGGAGCAGCCTGAAAGAAGACCCGGCTGCCGGCGGTGGGCAGCGGTGCACTAGTTTCGGTGCCGGCGGTCGACATTGCGGGAAGCCCTGGTTTTATAGAAATGCGTGAATGAGCGGAGTTTTTTGCGCCGTTGAGTGGGACTGCGCGCTGCACGACAGACAGGACAATGGTGAGGAGCTTTTAAACAGCTGCTATTTAAAGCGCAGCGCCGGAGACAGCCGAGGAGGAGGAGCGGACACTGCAAGAAATGAGCTGCTTCTTACATGCTTGCCCCCTGTAAAAAtccaaatgtatgtttttttttaaaacgaAATTGATTAATATCAGCCTATAATTCAGCACTGCGTTTCATAAAGGTACTTTATATAATAATGGTAGCAtataaaacatgacagaaaaggGCACTGctaaagtaacagaaaatgaaagggaattaagaaatgaacacatttacacttttgttAATACCTTGAAATTTGCTAAATGTTCTAAAACGTTTCGGCATTTTTTGCAGCGTATCATCCAAATTCCCTCAATGGTGCTTTTGCAGCATTGAATAGCAGGCAGATGCCGTGTGCCTCAGTAGATGGTCTTTCCCAATCCTACCTGTGATCTTGTGCTATTATTTTACTTACTGAAATAACCTACAGATTAATGTCTCCTTATATGATGCACAGATGACTCCAAAAGGCTGATGTGACAATTGCTGAATACGCACACCTGAAATTGGAAGAGTCCGTTGCGACACCTGGTGGTGATATTTAGAAATaatgctgtaaaatataaattggcAGTCTACAGCAATAGGATGCTCCTGCAACAAATATTTTgattgtgtatatgtgtgtatatatatatatatatatatatatatatatatatatatatatatatatatatatatatatatatatatatatatatatacacacacacatatatactaGTTTCAACATCAACATCGCGCTGGTCAGTAGTTTCTCACTTGGTAAACGATAGAGAAAGTTACAAGTCGCCATATTGTTAGAAAATGTCAATAACAACAATGGACTGTTTGTCAAATAGGAACTGCAATATTAACAAATTATATGAAACCTCCTCTATGCTGATTTTCTTATGACCTGGTGACCTGCCTATGACAGCTCTGACTGCTTGCATAGGCCCAACCCACATCACTGTAGCGGTGTTACTCAACATCAGCTTAGCTCTCAGCTGTCCTCTTCTCTGCACTTTCTGCAACGGTCATGGTTTTTCTGTCCGTCCTGACGCCTGTTTTGGCCGTGATCCTGTGTCTGGTGATTGGCTTCATGCTGCTGAAACCGCGGGAGGCCGCCTCGATGTCCACGGGCAAACCTGCGTCGAAGTCTGAGAACTTCAGACCGTGGGTGGACCAGGACTTGCAGGACGATACCGAAATCACAGCAAGAGAAGACGGTCAGAGATCAACAGAAACGCTCTTATTTTTTCACACCAATGCGGATTGAAAGTGAAagcaaaaactttattaaaaagtcAATGTGTATTTCTTGATTTGAGTTCTCGAAGAATAGGCTATGTCCGTATGTAGTGTGCAGAGTGAAAGCGGTTGTTTTCTAATTTGGACTTTATCATTCACAGCTGGGTTAATCAATAATGGAAAAATTCTGTAGCCTGAATGTGTTAGACAAAGGAATAGATGGAGcctattttcctttttctcctctctaCATTGCATTGCATTTCTACAATAGAGCGTATACTCTATAAAAGTTGTactaaataaagtgaaatgctATAAATGGCCTCCCTCTTATGCCACAAAATTGTATATTTGCCTTTTATGAGATTGCAAAGAACAATGTTTATTATTAGGGTGTTCTGTCCATAGAGACCGGGGTACTATTACAGTAGAGAGGGCTTCCGGTGAAAGCTAGCATTTTAGTGAACATCATGTTTGCACAGTGTGTAAATTAATCAAAAGCTGTTGCCAGGCAAAGTATGTGAATTTTAATGGGTAAAGGTAACTGCACTTAAAcattgtgcacaaacacacagaaaggggCACATCACTCATTATTTGCAATAAATGTGCTTGAATACtctgcatttattagttttactgTCTTTGCAGATGCCCTCATACAGTACTAATACAGTATAAATTTGTCCTTTTAGAGGTGGGTGATTGGATGGACAGCAGTGAGGAGGACCTTCCACATGTGCCTTACTCACAAAAGCGTTACTCAGAGGAGATGATGCTGCAGAGATCGCAGGATTTCTACACTCTGATGAACGACAGGAGGTCTGTTCGTTTCATCAGCCCAGATCCCGTCCCACGAGAGGTCATCAATAACGTCATTCGCACTGCAGGCACGTGTAAATAGACCACTGTTGATCTGCTATTGTAGTGGTCTCATTTGGTTTGTCTGCTTTTATTCTTGACCCTCCACTTCTGTTCCTGCTCTGCAGGCACAGCCCCCAGTGGAGCACACACAGAACCCTGGACTTTCATTGTGGTGTCAGACCCAGAGATGAAGCACCAGATCAGACTGAtagtggaggaagaggaggaagtgaACTACCGTCATAGGATGGGAGAAAAGTGGGTCCACGATTTGGCAAAATTAAGGTGAACACCCAAACTTACTGTATTCCACACATCAGTGTCAATAGGAACATGGTTTCTATGACTGACAACTTCAAACCCCTTGTCCAAGGTTTTAGTCTTGCATACACAATGATTAATCCTCATGGGCCAATGTAAAGCTTCTTTTTAAGCTCTATTTCTGCCTTGCTTACAATTATCTTCCTCTTGCAGGACAAACTGGATTAAGGAGTACTTGGATGTTGCTCCATTCCTGGTCCTCATCTTCAAACAGACCCATGGGATCCTACCAAATGGCAAGAAAAAGACACACTACTACAATGAAATTAGTGTCTCCATATCCTGTGGAATCCTACTGGCTGCGTTACAGGTAAAGAATTATCTTTCGAAATATAGACCGAAAACGTGTCTGGCAAAGTGACTTAATGTCTGTTTCTTTGGTTCATTTGCTTATCAGAATGCAGGTCTTGTTACCGTCACAACGACACCCCTTAACTGTGGCCCCCAGCTCAGGCTGCTCCTCAGACGACCGGCAAACGAGAAGCTGCTGATGTTACTTCCTGTGGGTTACCCTGCTTCTGATGCCACTGTGCCTGACTTGAAACGcaaacctcttgatgatataATGGTGTACATATGACAGAATCAGGCTACAGAAAAAATCCCAAAagcaaagcacatttttatcttctttgcttgcaagtaaaaaaaaataataaaacacagcataTTATGTCGCTTGCAAATACTTTGATTCTTTTTGTAATTAATATTGCAAACAAGCTAATTTGTTCAACAAATAAACTGATGAATACTGCAAAAG contains:
- the iyd gene encoding iodotyrosine deiodinase, whose protein sequence is MVFLSVLTPVLAVILCLVIGFMLLKPREAASMSTGKPASKSENFRPWVDQDLQDDTEITAREDEVGDWMDSSEEDLPHVPYSQKRYSEEMMLQRSQDFYTLMNDRRSVRFISPDPVPREVINNVIRTAGTSPSGAHTEPWTFIVVSDPEMKHQIRLIVEEEEEVNYRHRMGEKWVHDLAKLRTNWIKEYLDVAPFLVLIFKQTHGILPNGKKKTHYYNEISVSISCGILLAALQNAGLVTVTTTPLNCGPQLRLLLRRPANEKLLMLLPVGYPASDATVPDLKRKPLDDIMVYI